The Thermococcus sibiricus MM 739 DNA window TCTCCTTTTCCGCATGTACCGGGGTAGAATTCGATTTCTTTTCCAACAGCATCGACGCTGCTCCAGAGGCCTTTGGTGGTTATTTCAAGAATCGGTTTTCTTACGGGATGCTTTATTTCGCCGTTTTCAATGAGGTATGCCTCTCTCCCAATGTATCTCTGCTGGAATCTTCTGTCATCAATGTTCCATTCATTAAAGCTTACCATGTAAACACCCAACTTCACGTCTTCGATGAGTTCTTCGAAAGAATGATCTCCGGGAGCGAGGTATGTATTTGCCATTCTCACTATGGGCTCGCGGTTGTAATTTATTGCTCTAGCTGATGCGTTTGACTTCATTCCAAGGTATGCAGCATACTCTCTGTTCATTAAGAACTCATTTATTATCCCATTTTTAATGAGATATCTAGGCCTTGCCTTGACACCTTCATCGTCGTAGAGATAGAATCCCCAGCTGTTTGGAACAGTGGGATCTTCAATAACTGTCACTAATTCACTTCCAATCCTTTCTCCAAGCATTTCTGGTTTAACAAAGCTCTCTCCAGCTTGAGCAGCTTCTCTTCCCATTATTCTGTCTAGTTCGTATGGGTGTCCAACGCTCTCATGAACAGCTATTCCAGCTACTTCGGGACTTATTACGACATCAACCTTTCCTTCTGGTGGTTTTTGTCCCTCTTTTATTAGTTTTTGGAGAGCTTTAGCATCTTTGGCGGCCCATTCCCATGGTTGATCTTTCTCAATAAGTTCAAGACCTCCAGAAAAGGCCCTTTGAACGAAAGGAGCCTGTTCCATCTGTCCTTCTTCAAAGACAACGAGGTTATATGTTACGGAAACTCTTGGGATAAAACTCGCAACAAATGCACCTTCATTGTTCATGAAGATCTTGTGCCACATGAAATCTCCATACCTTAAAAAGCGCATTGGTGTGGTCACACCAGTTTCTTTTACTTTTTCTTCAATAAGTTTCAAATAATTCATCTTTTCCTCAGCACTGATGTCTCTAAAGTCTTTTTTCATTTTCACTTCATAGGAGACTTGGTGAAAGGTCTCCTCACTAAAC harbors:
- a CDS encoding TldD/PmbA family protein, producing the protein MHELVEFAIEKAQEMGASYAEARFEEKNGTEIVMKNGNPEGLGILADRGIGIRVLVEGGMGFASTNVLTKESVSEAVKKAVKLAKAAAKIRNKPIQFSEETFHQVSYEVKMKKDFRDISAEEKMNYLKLIEEKVKETGVTTPMRFLRYGDFMWHKIFMNNEGAFVASFIPRVSVTYNLVVFEEGQMEQAPFVQRAFSGGLELIEKDQPWEWAAKDAKALQKLIKEGQKPPEGKVDVVISPEVAGIAVHESVGHPYELDRIMGREAAQAGESFVKPEMLGERIGSELVTVIEDPTVPNSWGFYLYDDEGVKARPRYLIKNGIINEFLMNREYAAYLGMKSNASARAINYNREPIVRMANTYLAPGDHSFEELIEDVKLGVYMVSFNEWNIDDRRFQQRYIGREAYLIENGEIKHPVRKPILEITTKGLWSSVDAVGKEIEFYPGTCGKGEPGQGVPVWMGGAPARLREVVLRR